The proteins below come from a single Cannabis sativa cultivar Pink pepper isolate KNU-18-1 chromosome 3, ASM2916894v1, whole genome shotgun sequence genomic window:
- the LOC115711531 gene encoding uncharacterized protein LOC115711531, with protein sequence MAAMISRRVMIKLLKPSPTPNPPSFFPYQTHKRPLFDPRNYAKLSSIDSLFYIQTHSFSSQTHETLHQWQLIRKPITLITNPTRRFTSNSTESEKPNNNNKDPNPYPSQNPQFKHQEIEGPTVERDLSPLAKESRDVLERLMKTMYGLSGAVALLGLVQLGVGAWISYITRSSPITEVSIQSFMAFGFPFTVAFLLRQAVKPIYFFKKMEEQGRLQIMTLSLQVAKNLNILFLRLRGVSFMCVAGLSFGVMFTLFISSSK encoded by the coding sequence atGGCAGCCATGATCTCACGCAGAGTAATGATCAAGCTCCTAAAGCCTTCCCCAACTCCAAACCCACCTTCCTTCTTCCCATACCAAACCCACAAACGCCCACTTTTCGATCCCCGCAATTACGCCAAACTTTCTTCAATCGATTCACTCTTCTACATACAAACCCACTCATTCTCTTCCCAAACCCACGAAACCCTCCATCAATGGCAACTCATTCGAAAACCCATTACTCTAATCACAAACCCAACAAGAAGATTCACCTCAAATTCAACCGAATCAGAAAAAcccaataacaacaacaaagaCCCAAATCCATACCCAAGTCAAAACCCCCAATTCAAGCACCAAGAGATCGAAGGCCCGACAGTGGAAAGAGACCTCTCTCCATTAGCGAAGGAGAGTCGAGATGTGTTGGAGAGGCTTATGAAGACAATGTACGGATTGAGCGGAGCAGTGGCTCTTCTGGGTCTTGTTCAACTTGGGGTTGGAGCTTGGATTTCGTACATTACGAGGTCTTCTCCGATCACTGAGGTTTCGATTCAGAGCTTTATGGCTTTTGGGTTTCCTTTTACTGTGGCTTTTTTGTTGAGACAAGCTGTGAAACCCATTTACTTCTTTAAGAAAATGGAGGAGCAAGGAAGGTTGCAGATCATGACTTTGAGTCTTCAAGTGGCTAAGAATTTGAATATTCTGTTTCTTCGTCTTCGTGGGGTTTCTTTCATGTGTGTTGCTGGTTTGTCTTTTGGTGTTATGTTCACTCTCTTTATCTCATCATCAAAGTGA
- the LOC115709388 gene encoding zinc finger A20 and AN1 domain-containing stress-associated protein 5 — protein MAQRTEKEETEFKVHETITLCVNNCGVTGNPATNNMCQKCFNASTSSSSSSSATVTTTSSVSASTVNLKFSAEKITRFSERSDCFTAEYSRKTTADSSRSDEPVSAKRVVNRCSGCRRKVGLTGFRCRCGELFCAEHRYTDRHDCNYDYKTAGREAIARENPVVKAAKIVRV, from the coding sequence ATGGCTCAGAGAACGGAGAAGGAAGAGACGGAGTTCAAGGTTCACGAAACCATAACTCTCTGCGTCAACAACTGCGGCGTTACAGGAAATCCGGCTACAAACAATATGTGTCAGAAGTGTTTTAACGCGTCAACCTCatcgtcttcttcttcatcgGCTACTGTAACGACGACGTCTTCTGTTTCTGCATCGACGGTGAATTTGAAATTTTCAGCTGAGAAAATTACTCGGTTTTCAGAGAGATCTGATTGTTTTACAGCTGAATATAGTCGTAAAACGACGGCGGATAGCTCCAGATCAGACGAACCGGTTTCTGCAAAGCGAGTTGTAAATCGATGCTCCGGTTGTCGGAGGAAAGTCGGTTTGACTGGTTTTCGGTGTCGGTGTGGTGAACTTTTCTGCGCTGAACATCGGTACACAGACAGACACGATTGTAACTATGATTACAAAACCGCAGGTCGTGAAGCCATCGCTAGAGAAAATCCAGTCGTCAAAGCAGCGAAGATCGTTAGGGTTTGA
- the LOC115709672 gene encoding zinc finger A20 and AN1 domain-containing stress-associated protein 8, giving the protein MENKDTGCQVPPGAPKLCANNCGFFGNAATMNFCSKCHKDFILKQEQSKLAASSIGSIVNSGTTIDKSSEHLPIEVELKVGSTNSILISTQTPCTSSLNTNNEEKNNNNAKESPNRCGTCRKRVGLTGFSCRCGNLFCASHRYSNKHDCAYDYRTAAQAAIRKANPIVKAKKLDKI; this is encoded by the coding sequence ATGGAGAACAAAGATACAGGGTGCCAAGTACCACCAGGTGCTCCCAAACTTTGTGCCAACAACTGTGGATTCTTTGGAAATGCAGCAACCATGAACTTTTGCTCTAAGTGCCACAAAGACTTCATACTGAAACAAGAACAATCGAAACTTGCTGCCTCATCTATTGGGAGCATTGTTAATAGCGGTACCACCATCGACAAAAGCAGCGAGCATCTTCCAATCGAAGTAGAACTAAAAGTTGGCTCAACCAATTCAATTCTCATTTCGACACAGACACCCTGCACTTCATCTTTGAACACAAACAACGAGgagaagaacaacaacaacgCGAAAGAGAGTCCAAATAGATGCGGAACATGCAGGAAACGAGTTGGCCTAACGGGGTTCAGTTGCAGGTGCGGAAATCTCTTCTGTGCATCACATCGTTACTCTAATAAACATGATTGCGCTTATGATTACCGAACCGCTGCTCAGGCTGCTATAAGAAAAGCCAATCCTATTGTCAAAGCAAAGAAGCTAGACAAAATCTGA
- the LOC115709390 gene encoding uncharacterized protein LOC115709390 yields MGSIDQVDDRTFRSNFTGDGAEKLRDRVMDKLKEFMGDYTDDTLVEYVIVLLKNGRRKEEAKNELNVFLGDDSDSFVSWLWDHLASHIDSYVEPEEPCVSELIKSKPLSVVEKSGMNDSQHLDSETDRGKSNKESRTRHNREWKGLVRNPAEPPPLRSSGIENLQSDEKSHHRSRRSRKTSSPRPARPARPAVQRKRDRTDDRHNAKRETTQMNVDAPRRLLQFAVRDIVSMSRPSNAPTEPSLKRLRSVVSTSTTDSSAVDRPRRIQSVARVANPMSAVIKAVAEAAEDVSRFKPSGNVFDRLGREMDVSGSHDQFVSYGETTFEDTEFGAVNEIQKQNHSTYLERSDQSGQYIGNMTMLEDETGLASDYLSENEGYDDVNVLGRNIRDVSQTGTSGGNKDEESMMVEYSVAKNANDRMRSIRDKVQGQTSVASNTSQKIVNISVNVNTWKPSHYQEPREVAQVGGWKSAQAGDVGASISGMRIMKDNRNPVTVNGNIKPPTESHQEHQKTLPSTTGYATGRPLEDADSRTLFVNNVHFGATKDSLSRHFNKFGEVLKVVIVTDAATGQPTGSAYVEFMRKEAADNALSLDGTSFMSRLLKVVKRAAAHQETTPVMTWPRASRGAMFATGRFPRVAYPRGGLGSFRPRPLIKPGARSMQWKRDAQPSPAESGAPISTNAVPSPTGRSLTYVRTEQPKQEANPGTTTAT; encoded by the exons ATGGGGAGCATTGATCAGGTTGACGATCGAACATTTAGGTCTAATTTCACGGGTGATGGCGCTGAGAAGTTGAGGGACCGTGTTATGGATAAGCTTAAAGAGTTTATGGGCGATTACACTGATGACACTCTCGTT GAATATGTAATTGTCTTACTAAAGAATGGGAGGCGCAAAGAAGAGGCAAAGAATGAGTTGAATGTATTCTTGGGAGATGACAGTGATTCTTTTGTGTCTTG GTTGTGGGATCATTTGGCTTCGCATATTGATTCATATGTAGAACCTGAGGAACCTTGTGTGAGTGAATTGATTAAGTCTAAACCATTGTCAGTAGTAGAGAAATCTGGAATGAATGATTCCCAGCATTTGGATTCTGAAACTGATAGAGGAAAATCCAATAAGGAATCTAGAACAAGGCACAACAGGGAATGGAAAGGCCTTGTTAGAAATCCTGCCGAACCGCCTCCTCTTCGAAGCTCTGGAATTGAAAATCTTCAGTCAGATGAAAAATCTCATCATAGAAGTAGGCGTTCAAGGAAGACTTCTTCTCCACGACCTGCACGGCCTGCTCGACCTGCTGTTCAAAGGAAGAGGGATCGAACTGATGACAGACACAATGCAAAG AGGGAAACAACTCAGATGAATGTTGATGCTCCTCGACGACTGCTTCAATTTGCAGTGCGTGATATTGTATCAATGTCTAGGCCCTCTAATGCACCAACAGAGCCTTCATTGAAGCGTCTCCGTTCTGTTGTGTCTACATCCACCACTGATTCATCAGCAGTTGATCGTCCTCGTCGTATTCAGTCTGTTGCCAGAGTTGCAAATCCTATGTCAGCAGTTATCAAAGCTGTGGCAGAAGCTGCTGAGGATGTATCAAGATTTAAACCATCTGGAAATGTGTTTGACCGACTTGGCCGTGAAATGGATGTATCAGGGTCTCACGACCAGTTTGTCTCATATGGAGAAACTACTTTTGAGGACACTGAATTTGGAGCTGTCAATGAAATTCAGAAGCAAAATCATTCAACATATCTGGAAAGAAGTGATCAGAGTGGGCAGTACATTGGCAATATGACCATGCTTGAAGATGAGACCGGGTTGGCTTCTGATTATTTGTCTGAAAATGAAGGGTATGATGATGTCAATGTATTGGGTCGCAATATTAGAGATGTTTCTCAAACTGGGACATCTGGTGGAAACAAAGATGAAGAGTCAATGATGGTTGAGTATAGTGTAGCTAAGAATGCTAATGATAGAATGCGGTCGATCAGGGATAAAGTTCAGGGCCAAACCTCTGTGGCTTCAAATACCTCACAAAAGATTGTAAACATTTCTGTGAATGTCAATACTTGGAAGCCTTCCCATTATCAGGAGCCAAGGGAAGTTGCTCAAGTGGGTGGCTGGAAATCTGCGCAGGCAGGTGATGTAGGAGCTTCAATATCTGGAATGCGAATAATGAAAGATAACAGAAACCCTGTCACAGTAAATGGAAAT ATAAAACCTCCTACAGAATCTCATCAAGAGCATCAGAAAACTCTGCCATCTACTACTG GTTATGCAACTGGTCGTCCCTTAGAAGATGCAGATTCTCGAACACTCTTTGTTAACAAT GTACATTTTGGTGCTACCAAAGATAGTCTTTCAAGGCACTTTAACAAGTTCGGTGAAGTACTAAAGGTTGTCATAGTTACAGATGCAGCAACAGGGCAACCAACAGG GTCAGCATATGTGGAGTTCATGCGCAAGGAGGCAGCAGATAATGCATTATCCTTGGACGGAACCTCCTTCATGTCACGGCTTCTCAAG GTTGTGAAGAGAGCTGCTGCTCATCAAGAAACAACTCCTGTGATGACATGGCCACGAGCATCACGGGGTGCTATGTTTGCCACTGGCAGGTTTCCTAGAGTTGCCTATCCAAGAGGGGGCCTTGGTTCATTTCGTCCTCGTCCACTCATTAAACCAGGTGCCAGAAGCATGCAATGGAAGCGAGATGCTCAGCCTTCTCCAGCCGAGAGTGGGGCTCCGATATCAACCAACGCTGTTCCTTCTCCCACTGGGCGAAGTCTAACCTATGTTAGAACTGAACAACCTAAACAAGAAGCCAACCCGGGTACTACTACCGCCACCTAG